The nucleotide sequence GCATTTACCCGTTCACCTCCAGCTGCGCCCACACCTTCAGCTCCATGTCCGCAGAGTCCCGCCACATCTGCTACTTCTTCGACTACGGGGCCCTCAGCCTCTACAGCCTGGGTAAGAGACGCCTCCGGGGCCCGGCCAAGGGCCGGTTCACACAAACGAAGAAGAGTTACGCCTTCAGCTCATGTTCaggttttttatttgtaacttGCAACAAAACTATTAAATCAGATATTGAAATCACATTTTTACTGAAGGAAGGAAAACCCCGAATTGTATGAACCGACACACATCTGCATTTTATaaattttccccttttttttttttttttaagaaaatcctAAAACTCAGAAGAGTATGTATTACTAATCCAAATGGATAAAAACCTATTCAGCTAAATAACATGACATCAATGAATGATGATCTACATTACAGTTaaatccacaaaaaaacacaaatgtgtaGATTTTGTGGTACTGTTCCAACTTTCTGCAGCAGTGCTGCAGCTGAAAACTGTTCATTTAAAGCCTGAGGCAACAAGTACTAGGTGCACATTTCTCATCAGTTTCCCCCATTTGTGAAGGATAAAACATCAGTATGATTTTTCCTCTAAGCTGATCCGGATCTTGTTTTTTAACGGGAACAGGCTCTGTCACATTCTGTccacattaaatatgaaaacctcaacagattctcagaagCACCTTCAAGTctcttcacactgcaaaaaggtgaAATTAGTAGATTttctttccttgatttgagcagctaaaaaagtatttttacccctaaaataacataattagatatcttgcacttgaaaaaagatgatggagattaattgttcttattttaagggcaaaagtcttattccattggcaaataagtTTACtttcctgctcaaatgaaggaaaaatactaatttcaagaagattttacttacttttagttccctttttgcagtgcaaccaTAGACTTCTTTGTCTTCTCCATTTAAATCAGCAAAGTCGTTCGTGCTACTCACTTAAATTGATGTATAAACCCTAGAGGCTGAGTCTGACCTTCTCCTTGTCCACACTGGAGATTTCTTAGTCAGATAAGCGATGAGCAGAATATGAAAACATTCCTCAGGCAGAGCATTTCCTCACACAGGAACTCTGAAGCTCTGAACAATAGAGACGTTGAGTGTTTTGGGagtgatttttattgtttttttatataaaacatttgtaaaggtCAAACAACCGGCCTTCAGCTTGTTGAACCCGTTTGCTACGAATTTCGCCTTATTTGAGTTGAAGCAGTTTGGTCACTTCTGAGGACGTTTAACAGATTAAATGTTTCGTGCTCTTTGACTTGCAAATTCCCAACAGTATCATCCAAATTCTTTTCATTCTGTGTTTGAGCTGCGTCTTCCACGACCGCCGCTTGTCTGATTTGCATGTCAGACTTTATGTGATAACGCTGATGCTCTGCTGCCTTCCTGTCTGCTTAGCTGGCAGATTGTATATTTGAACCATTTCAGCGTGCTCTTAATCTGAAGGCTAACAGTTGGGAATAACATTACAGGTGAAGAGTTATTTTTCAGGTgcagaaatgtgtttaaagttcttAAAGAAGTCAGACTTTGGCGTAAAAACCTCTTTGCTTTGGGGCTAAATAACAAAAGATAAACATAGATCTATTTGTcaatttcctttttaatcatctaATTTATTCTACAACAAACCAAATAATCATCCTTCATCTAAATGCCAACTTGATTTATCTGATTTATCTTAATTTATTTGCCAGAAAAGCAGCACGTTCAAACgttttaatgacattttgtaCTTTGGGGGCCTCTAGTGGTCaaatcagaaacaaaactgTGAAGACGGCTGCTTTATCTTCcaaaaataattagatttattAACTAATTAGATCTTTGGTTTAGTTTTATCAGAAACGTGCGTGAATTGTTCCGGTTTCTGAGGCTAGACCAAATTTCCATTCAAGAGACGAATTAAAAGCAGCAAATTCAAagctaaaaacattaaagagaTCCTCTGAAAGCCTGAAAGGTGCCGCTGCTGACCAgtcctgtgtttgtgtgcaggttgtgcCATCAGCTATGGATACTACGTGATGCCAGACTGCTGGGTGAACAGTTGGATCCATCAACATTTTGTTCTCATCGCCATCGGGAACTCTCTGTTCTGCACCAGCATGTCCTGCTATTCCAGGTGAGACTCTCTACGCTCTCCTGGATGGTTGCAGGTGAAATTCCCCTGCTGAGATAACCAGCTCAGCGTCTAGAAGAGCTTCACTCTGAGGCGGTGAAGGTCTAAGGCTGGTTTCTTATGCGGCTTTAAGCATGTAGACCCTTCAGGTCATGGGACACCTGCTCCCTCGGCGCTCCCaggaccagaactaaacaacCAGAAGCACCATTTAGTTTCTAAGCTCTCAGTTCTGAAACTTCCTGAAAACCTGAGATGTGCAGAAACTGTTGGCTTTGAATTAAGACCTGAAAGCATTAATTTTTACTGCATGTGTGGATGAATGGACAAATCTATTATTTTACGTGTTAATTTTTTCtagttatttaataaattgtttaaaggTGTGTAGCCAAAgaagaccaaaaactgtttgatcatgatacaATAAAGCTACATATACCatgcctccatcttgatagtgttttgataaaatataaTCCCGTCTCGGGCGCGATTAGCAGATGTAAACAGACGAGgtgccatctagtgacagtatcgcagaaATATCAcaatgctggtttgcttaattacaaaatctaaattaaaaaaatggttaaGTGTCCGCTTTAGTGAACACCAGCGTTCAGActgtattcccagagacattccagacttttccctcttggaatcatatatttttgttactggatcttggacctttcttcattgtttagcctagagatgctaatagccgttagccgcttccttgtttcaTCCCCTGCACTGCGTACTTCCATTAATatcgtaaataaacatgaaaggctttattttctaacaaactgagtaaaaacagagcataaaacaccaagataacaactaatacgccagcaggacgtgataatctttcataaaaactttggatgcaaccagagtgaactACTGAcgtatgaataaataaaaagtcaaataacgtggctatgcacctttttaaaatatgtgttttactCCTTGTTTCTGCACATGCATTAGCTAAACATGAATGTAATTATTGTTACATTGTTCTGTTTAGTGTGATTAGTCCAATTGATGCTTCGTGTCCCCATCACTTCAATCATTATCAATAGACACACGCTGGCAAATCAAATTGTTTTCATAACAGTAGCTGAACTCCATGTGGGCCGAATTATACTGGGAGGCATTTTcgttctgtattttatttaaatgtgttaaacaCGAGCCGCCCCGGTGGAACTGGGTTTAAATGGAAAAAGTGTGACTCCTGTTTGCTGGAGAAGTATTTCTCATTCAGGTTTGCATTCTGCGTGTAACTGAAAGCATCTGGAACAGCATTACTGCTGTCATGTGACCCTTAGACTCCCCCACAGAAACCAAATTCTTTTAGTTTCAGCAGCCCTGAAACTAGATTAGAAACTCTGTAAACGCTGCTCGGTTGGTTTATCCTACAGAAATCTGCACCGAGGCGGTTAAAAAGTTCAacatttactgtttgtttttgcacagaTTTGTGGAGCTGCAGTTCCCCAAGAGGAGTAAAGCCTTACGGACCGGAGCGTTTGTTGTGCCGTTCATATTCGACACGGTCCCTCTGTTTTACAGGGTGAGTCCTTACGTCCCTCCTCAGTCTGAAAACGTCCGATTATGTAAGCTCCCAGACCTGATTAGTGGCAGGTTTAACAGGTTTAATGAGACTTTGGCCCACTGACCCAGGATCTGACACCCTTCCTTTACTCAATACATTTCTGCCATTAGTGATTCTGCTAATCCCTTCCAGAATTACTCTGTTATGCAATCTGAAATGttgtaacagaataaaatgaaGCACTTCTTTGGTTTTCAGGCACTGATCTGCTTGTGGGGTGGCGACAGCCCGAGCGACGCCCTGTCCAGTCATTGTTACCACCTCCTCTTCGCCTTCCTCACCTGCTTCCTGTTCACCGCCCACCTGCCAGAGAGGCTGGCCCCGGGCCGCTTCGACTACATCGGTACGTCCTCCTGTGCAGCAAATAATGAATCACAATCAGATATACAGAACAGAGCTAATGAGCTCATTTCTGAGCGGGAATCAGAGCCAAGAGGCTTGGGgtaactggaggagctgcagagatcaaggtctaaaattattcatcATTTTCTCGTCAGTTTTAAAATTATGCGCTCCTTCTTGTTGTTCTGCCACATAAATTCCCAATAAAATGAGCTGATGTTTGTGATTAAAGTGAAGAAGTTCAAAGGATCTGAATGTCTGAAAGAGAAACCTTTGGGGAAGTTATTCAGGGTAATTCCTCCTAAACGGGGCGTTACTGTTAAATAACGCCTTTTATCTCCGCCTGAACAATATTGGCTCCACATCAGACCCGCTTTTGATCCGACGCTGAGTAAACTCCTCCTATTGTTCCTTTGCTCTTCGTCTTTTTGATCCCACAAAGTTTTAATTGttagaaacaattaaaaaaaatcagttggtTTACAAGTGATGCCAAATAACACAAAGACTGTTGAATTCTAACCAGGCTTTCATCATTTAAACCTACAAATGTTGGATTCAAATCAAGAGATTAAAAATGTTACCTAACAGACTAAACTTTGTATTAATGCAGATTACAGAATCTGGATGTAAAGATTAATTTGGGGGGATTTTAAAGGGAGAATAGCTTCTTGTTGCTGCTTAGTTTTACCCAAGAGCTTTTAAAAATGATCTAATTCTTTAATGCGGATgtattattgtttaaataaatcaactgTAAAGCCTTAAGTGCCATTTTGAGGGAGTTATAATCTTTCCTGTTCTGTGTGTCTGGAGGcatgtttggaaaaaaagtgaGCTCAGAATCTAGTCTGGAAAACTAGtagaaaggaaaaatgtttggATTGAAGTATTTTCATCAAGCCTGAACATGGATGGGAaaatattaaatagattatgATCAAACAGTTGCTTTTAGAAATGGATAATTGAATCATATTTGCTTTTCCAGCCTTTATTCCCGTACCTGTTCTGTAacggttttgtttttgcttctgcAAAACGGCTTCTGtcataatttccaaaaaaacttttgtttttgtgcttggaaatattttctaaaatttAATCTAAACCCTGGAGATTTAAGTCGTCTGGAAGCAGGAATCTCTGGCTGTGTTTGTTCTGCATAAAATTTGGGGAAATAGTTTTGATCCCAGGTCATTGATTTACTAATTGTCCCAGAAAAACTCCATATGACAAACGTGCAGCATTAATTCAGACGTTTTCTTTGAAAATGGgactgattttattattttgacacTTTTGTTTGAAAACCTGGTTGGACCTGCAGCACTGAGGACGGACTGGTCTCTCGGTTCCAGCACTAACGGCGCCCTGTGTTTGTCGCTCAGGCCACAGCCACCAGCTGTTCCACGTCAGCGCCGTGGTGGGAACCCACTTCCAGATGGAGGGCGTCATAGCGGACATGACGTCTCGGAGGGCGTGGCTCCAGCTCCACGGGGCCACGCCGTCCTTCCTGGGGACCATCGGCGCTCTGGCCGTCAGCCTCGCCCTCAACCTGGCCATCATCGGCATTTTCAGCACTCCGCTGCTGTGGAAAAGCCGACACGGcagcaagcagcagcagcagcagcatgtctGCAAGGAGCAGTAAGGAAAAGCTTCCCAGAAACAGTGGAGCCGTTTGCTTTCCAAAGGAAAGGTTTGGCTGGTCGTCAGCTCCAAGTCGCGCTGGTTTAACAGTTTCCCTCTCACGTATCTTAGGCGCTTTGTGTTTGCTCAGCGGCTGAAGACCCGGTCCTTCATTAAAGCCTCGTTCTGATGCTCTTAAGGTTCTGGGTTGAAGGAAGCTCGCTGTCGTGGCACAGCGCCCTCACTGCCAGttttaaacctcagactggaAACATTCAGTTTGAACTGACAGAATTTCCTTCAGGTTTCTGAGAAATCCTCGGAAATGTTCCTCCTAACTGGACCGATGGGTCGGTCGGGTTGTTCTGTGAGCCTGACGGCTCCATAAAATAATGCAGATTGGATCGGCAGCTCTTAAACGTCCGCCATCGATCCCACTCCTCGCTCACGGGAATTGATTTTCAGAGCCGTGCGGttctttttctctcccccccctgATTGCCTGCCTCATTACGAGCCACACAATCTGCCCTCAaagggtggggaggggggggggggggggattaaaaGACAGGTAGTGCTTTCATAACGCTGTGTTCCCATGGCGGCGCCGACACAGCCCCTCGCCCCCCCGACAGTCATTGGGTTCTGACCTTATTGGCTCT is from Fundulus heteroclitus isolate FHET01 chromosome 3, MU-UCD_Fhet_4.1, whole genome shotgun sequence and encodes:
- the paqr6 gene encoding membrane progestin receptor delta isoform X1 produces the protein MNLNAGVELCSTKTPGTMAKSLVFPVWRGIGASSAVGWSQGWGRCLRWEPDSGDRGTRIPAFDYPVWLVFCRRGRARLREVCQRGRGAIRLPTDLLGLNLPQLFNIHQIPKVFREESIISGYRHPQSSAMDCVLSSFQMNNETINIWTHFLPTWYFVWRFLALCSSVNFVNDSYTWPLLVYMLLICIYPFTSSCAHTFSSMSAESRHICYFFDYGALSLYSLGCAISYGYYVMPDCWVNSWIHQHFVLIAIGNSLFCTSMSCYSRFVELQFPKRSKALRTGAFVVPFIFDTVPLFYRALICLWGGDSPSDALSSHCYHLLFAFLTCFLFTAHLPERLAPGRFDYIGHSHQLFHVSAVVGTHFQMEGVIADMTSRRAWLQLHGATPSFLGTIGALAVSLALNLAIIGIFSTPLLWKSRHGSKQQQQQHVCKEQ
- the paqr6 gene encoding membrane progestin receptor delta isoform X3, with the protein product MEEERRVFPVWRGIGASSAVGWSQGWGRCLRWEPDSGDRGTRIPAFDYPVWLVFCRRGRARLREVCQRGRGAIRLPTDLLGLNLPQLFNIHQIPKVFREESIISGYRHPQSSAMDCVLSSFQMNNETINIWTHFLPTWYFVWRFLALCSSVNFVNDSYTWPLLVYMLLICIYPFTSSCAHTFSSMSAESRHICYFFDYGALSLYSLGCAISYGYYVMPDCWVNSWIHQHFVLIAIGNSLFCTSMSCYSRFVELQFPKRSKALRTGAFVVPFIFDTVPLFYRALICLWGGDSPSDALSSHCYHLLFAFLTCFLFTAHLPERLAPGRFDYIGHSHQLFHVSAVVGTHFQMEGVIADMTSRRAWLQLHGATPSFLGTIGALAVSLALNLAIIGIFSTPLLWKSRHGSKQQQQQHVCKEQ
- the paqr6 gene encoding membrane progestin receptor delta isoform X2, coding for MSAQGSVLALGKCLACLEFMLFPVWRGIGASSAVGWSQGWGRCLRWEPDSGDRGTRIPAFDYPVWLVFCRRGRARLREVCQRGRGAIRLPTDLLGLNLPQLFNIHQIPKVFREESIISGYRHPQSSAMDCVLSSFQMNNETINIWTHFLPTWYFVWRFLALCSSVNFVNDSYTWPLLVYMLLICIYPFTSSCAHTFSSMSAESRHICYFFDYGALSLYSLGCAISYGYYVMPDCWVNSWIHQHFVLIAIGNSLFCTSMSCYSRFVELQFPKRSKALRTGAFVVPFIFDTVPLFYRALICLWGGDSPSDALSSHCYHLLFAFLTCFLFTAHLPERLAPGRFDYIGHSHQLFHVSAVVGTHFQMEGVIADMTSRRAWLQLHGATPSFLGTIGALAVSLALNLAIIGIFSTPLLWKSRHGSKQQQQQHVCKEQ